A genomic region of Notamacropus eugenii isolate mMacEug1 chromosome 3, mMacEug1.pri_v2, whole genome shotgun sequence contains the following coding sequences:
- the L2HGDH gene encoding L-2-hydroxyglutarate dehydrogenase, mitochondrial, producing the protein MLLLKDAMAAPRGALVARLVRGLGAPPQARGLAGPEPQGGGGSADTYDVVVVGAGILGLAAARALLLRRPRLRVLVLEKEAGVARHQTGHNSGVIHSGIYYTPGSLKARLCVRGAGLLYAYCDQRGLPYRRCGKLVVAVRRSELPRLRALYERGQQNQVPGLRLLPPPDIRAREPHCRGLLALECPSTGIVDYTRVAAAFAEDFRESGGSLLTGFEVSSMQLAAARPEAPVVLSSAGGAHVRARFVVSCAGLHSDRVAQLSGCSPEPAIVPFRGDYLLLRPDRTHLVRGNIYPVPNPEFPFLGVHFTPRMDGSVWLGPNAVLAFKREGYGLLDFSARDTWDALRNSGLLRLVLRHTSFGLAEMYRAFFLPATIRQLQEFIPEIRAEDVVRGPSGVRAQALDSSGNLVEDFVFDGGAGALGARVLHVRNAPSPAATASLAIAEEIAQEVERRFQL; encoded by the coding sequence ATGCTGCTGCTCAAGGACGCCATGGCGGCTCCGAGGGGCGCCCTGGTGGCGCGGCTTGTCCGGGGCCTGGGCGCTCCGCCTCAGGCCCGAGGCCTGGCCGGCCCGGAGCCGCAGGGCGGCGGTGGCAGTGCCGACACATACGACGTGGTCGTGGTGGGCGCGGGGATCCTGGGCCTGGCCGCAGCCCGGGCCCTGCTGCTCCGGCGGCCGCGCCTCCGCGTGCTCGTGCTAGAGAAGGAGGCCGGCGTGGCGCGGCACCAGACAGGCCACAACAGCGGCGTCATCCACAGCGGCATCTACTACACGCCAGGCTCGCTCAAGGCCCGGCTGTGCGTGCGCGGCGCCGGCCTCCTCTACGCCTACTGCGACCAGCGGGGCCTGCCGTACCGGCGCTGCGGCAAGCTCGTGGTGGCCGTGCGCCGCTCCGAGCTGCCCCGCCTGCGGGCGCTGTACGAGCGCGGCCAGCAGAACCAGGTGCCCGGCCTGCGCCTGCTGCCGCCGCCCGACATCCGCGCCCGTGAGCCCCACTGCCGCGGCCTGCTGGCCCTCGAGTGCCCGTCCACGGGCATCGTGGACTACACGCGCGTGGCTGCCGCCTTCGCCGAGGACTTCCGCGAGTCCGGGGGCTCCCTGCTCACCGGCTTCGAAGTGAGCAGCATGCAGCTGGCCGCGGCCCGGCCTGAGGCCCCTGTGGTGCTGAGCAGCGCCGGCGGAGCCCACGTGCGTGCGAGATTCGTGGTCTCGTGCGCAGGGCTGCACTCGGACCGCGTGGCCCAGCTGAGCGGCTGCAGCCCCGAGCCGGCCATCGTGCCCTTCCGCGGGGACTACCTGCTGCTCCGGCCCGACCGGACCCACCTGGTGCGGGGCAACATCTACCCGGTCCCCAACCCCGAATTCCCCTTCCTGGGCGTCCACTTCACGCCCAGGATGGACGGCAGCGTCTGGCTCGGGCCCAACGCCGTGCTGGCCTTCAAGCGCGAGGGCTACGGCCTGCTGGACTTCTCGGCCCGGGACACGTGGGACGCCCTGCGGAACAGCGGCCTGCTGCGGCTGGTCCTGCGCCACACGTCCTTCGGCCTGGCCGAGATGTACCGGGCCTTCTTCCTCCCCGCCACCATCCGCCAGCTGCAGGAGTTCATCCCCGAAATCCGCGCCGAGGACGTGGTCAGGGGCCCCTCCGGGGTCCGAGCCCAGGCCCTGGACAGCAGCGGAAACCTCGTGGAGGATTTCGTCTTCGACGGGGGCGCGGGGGCGCTGGGGGCCCGCGTGCTGCACGTGCGGAACGCGCCTTCGCCCGCCGCCACCGCCTCCCTGGCCATCGCGGAGGAGATCGCCCAGGAGGTGGAGCGGAGGTTTCAGCTGTAA